One Lutzomyia longipalpis isolate SR_M1_2022 chromosome 4, ASM2433408v1 DNA segment encodes these proteins:
- the LOC129795939 gene encoding uncharacterized protein LOC129795939, translated as MLKFVDNTFVCRVCSGRGEHEISFPIPFYLHETPNEVRLWRKPIRILLEEILHIPVRPDDGLPQRMCTVCISYMKHAITFRNQALACRLRLLPTKLLCHKVGAEVETKGSSLGVGSTSQLPMNLEDRNDNRKMGSNVNKLQNKVKFQDTSIIPDITHVGGNSRGFFSYQQKAFVEDDVTEMPFFDGENFTANPPEKLSERKCRYCRMRFMFEETYDEHTSVCIHRRFAIFINQCNQVYEMKIEGTITPHEFIRRMVFLLQTNQDILDRLQACEKKITQRDERLEGLNNEGVQSPEERQSPDELQSPDDRQSPEELQSPDECQSPNELQFSEEEFLVNDIEDDQRSPSVEILEEIIVNLEEKSSTGTESPESSPEPPDEPIELKKVICSTCGSGFLTISHLDIHRIHCSK; from the exons atgttgaaattcgTGGATAATACCTTTGTCTGTCGTGTATGTTCTGGACGTGGGGAGCACGAGATATCTTTCCCAATCCCCTTTTACCTTCACGAGACCCCCAATGAAGTGAGATTGTGGCGCAAACCAATCCGGATACTCTTGGAGGAAATTCTCCATATTCCC GTGCGGCCAGATGATGGACTTCCACAGAGAATGTGTACTGTTTGTATTTCCTACATGAAACACGCCATAACGTTCCGGAATCAGGCGCTTGCATGTCGCCTGAGGCTCCTACCGACAAAACTTCTCTGTCACAAAGTTGGAGCTGAAGTGGAGACAAAGGGAAGCTCCCTGGGCGTGGGATCCACAAGTCAACTGCCAATGAATCTGGAGGATCGCAATGATAATCGCAAGATGGGCAGCAATGTCAATAAACTCCAGAACAAAGTTAAATTCCAAGATACCTCCATCATTCCGGACATTACGCACGTCGGCGGGAATTCCCGCGGGTTCTTTAGCTACCAACAGAAGGCCTTTGTGGAGGATGATGTGACGGAAATGCCCTTCTTCGATGGGGAGAATTTCACTGCAAATCCTCCGGAAAAGTTGAGTGAGCGCAAATGCCGCTACTGCCGGATGCGCTTTATGTTTGAGGAGACTTACGATGAGCACACATCAGTGTGTATTCACAGGAGATTCGCAATCTTCATCAATCAATGCAATCAGGTGTATGAGATGAAGATTGAGGGAACAATAACGCCGCATGAATTCATCCGGAGGATGGTGTTTTTGTTGCAAACCAATCAGGATATTCTCGATAGGCTTCAGGCTTGTGAGAAGAAGATAACCCAGAGGGATGAAAGGTTGGAGGGTCTCAATAACGAAGGGGTTCAATCACCTGAGGAACGACAGTCTCCCGATGAGCTACAATCCCCAGATGACCGTCAATCGCCCGAAGAGCTACAATCCCCGGATGAATGTCAATCCCCGAATGAACTTCAATTTTCCGAAGAAGaatttctcgtaaatgacatTGAAGATGACCAGAGGAGCCCATCTGTTGAGATTCTGGAAGAAATAATTGTAAATCTTGAGGAGAAGAGCAGTACAGGCACAGAGAGCCCTGAGAGTAGCCCAGAGCCCCCCGATGAACCCATTGAACTAAAGAAAGTAATCTGCTCAACATGTGGAAGTGGCTTCCTCACCATCTCCCACTTGGATATCCACAGAATCCACTGTTCaaagtaa
- the LOC129795940 gene encoding uncharacterized protein CG1161 translates to MYVKVIPIVVAIVFFTGTQAQYEDKRCKCICPSVSSVLNNTDETNRMLIIDNVPPSKCNCDGVILPRVGDKIKGKEQEFCPRCECKNEIRNTTIIKVVVIIVIWIISLLACYMAFLSCLDPLLNKRVKANYQEHTNEDEETSTPSSSSHQMGVRSTNMLNRVGHQQDKWKRQVREQRRNIYDRHTMLN, encoded by the exons ATGTACGTGAAAGTGATTCCCATTGTTGTTGCAATAGTTTTCTTCACGGGAACTCAG GCACAGTACGAGGACAAAAGATGCAAATGCATCTGCCCTAGTGTCTCATCTGTGCTCAATAATACAGATGAGACAAATAGGATGCTGATAATTGACAATGTGCCCCCATCTAAATG CAATTGCGACGGTGTCATCCTCCCACGTGTTGGGGATAAGATAAAGGGGAAGGAGCAGGAATTTTGTCCACGATGCGAatgcaaaaatgaaattcgCAACACAACAATCATTAAAGTTGTCGTGATCATTGTGATCTGGATTATTTCTCTGCTTGCCTGCTACATGGCCTTTCTCTCGTGCTTGGATCCCCTTCTGAATAAGCGTGTCAAGGCTAACTACCAGGAGCACACTAATGAGGAC GAAGAGACCAGTACGCCTTCCTCATCATCGCACCAGATGGGAGTTCGAAGCACAAATATGCTAAACAGAGTGGGGCATCAGCAGGACAAGTGGAAGCGCCAAGTGCGGGAGCAGAGGAGGAATATTTATGATCGTCACACAATGCTCAATTAG